The window CCCCTGAATGTGGAATGCAGATGTTTCTCTATCTAACAGTAGGAGGTTCAGAATATTTCCTTCTGGCTGCCATGGCCTATgatcgctatgtggccatctgtcatccactccactattctacCCTCATGAGCCATAAGGTGTGGCTCCTCCTGGTGTCTGGCTGCTGGTTTCTGGGATCAGTGGATGGCTTTATGCTCACACCCATCACCATGACCTTCCCCTTCTGCAGATCCCGGGAGATCCATCATTTCTTCTGTGAGGTCCCTGCTGTAATGAAGCTTTCCTGCTCAGACACTTCCCTGTATGAGACACTCATGTACCTGTGCTGTGTTCTCATGCTCCTCATCCCTGTGACCATCATTTCaagttcttattcattcatcctcCTCACCATCCACAGGATGAATTCAGCAGAGGGCAGGAAAAAAGCTTTTATGACTTGTTCTTCCCACATGACTGTGGTCATCCTCTTCTATGGAACTTCAACCTACAGCTATATGTTCCCCAGCTCCTACCACACCTCTGAGAAGGACATGGCTGTATCTATCTTTTACACCATACTCACTCCTGTTCTAAACCCTTTAATCTATAGTCTTAGGAATAAGGATATCACAGGGGCTCTAAAGAACTTGTTGAATGTGGAATCTGCCTTTCAGAGAACTAtgaaataagatatttttatGCTAATGGTTTATTCTCCAGTTTATTTATCAGAAATATATAGTCTTCTGCTTAAGCTATTCTTTGGATTGTCCTACCATGATGTGTCATCCTATATTCATCCCTTTGAAGGAACTGTTTCCTTGTACTGGAAAGCTCATTTTTATACTTCTtgtaaaatttatctttaattttatacttcttgtaaaattatttttacaattataCTAAATCCATGTTTCAATTTTATGAAGTTGATAAGTGCACAGTGATGCTGAGGGATAGTATTCATATACTTAGGAAATACATAACTAAGTTATTTAGAGTAAAATACCATAATTTATGCAACTAATGGGAAAGGGGTGGACAGAAAAATGTGATGAGGCAAAAGAATGTTAACAGATAAATGTAGGTAAGCTTTATATGTGTTCATTGTACTATGATTATCCTTGGTACcagtatatatttgaaattacttaaaaataaaggcaaaattatcagacatttcttccttttttagtcCATAGTTTCTGCTTGGTTGGCTGTGTGACCAATCTTAGAAATCACGTTCATTCTATCATAGCTAATCATGACTACTACATATCTTCTGCCTGTCTTTATTGTTGGACTAGTTCGTTCCTCATGATCCAATTCTGAAGCTACCTAGTGAGTGTTTCCTGTCTGAAATCCTTAGCTTCTTGTGGTATATTGAAAATTCAATACCCCACAAGGTACTGTGGGGAGAATATTAAGTCTAAATGGACAGAATTATATTAACCCCAATGTTCTCTCAAGCAGGGAACATTTTTCACAGGAGATGGTATCAGAGCAAAGATTTGAAGTATGTAACATTatataagaaaggagaaaaaacattTAGTCCTTCATTGACTCaaacaatattttttatcttataattaaaaataagagctaAGTTAGTTTAGAATCCTAATTGAACATGCCTACTATCCCTACAAATTTGAACTGTAAGTGTAGTTTGT is drawn from Bos mutus isolate GX-2022 chromosome 7, NWIPB_WYAK_1.1, whole genome shotgun sequence and contains these coding sequences:
- the LOC102266254 gene encoding olfactory receptor 2T29, giving the protein MDNSIWVANYTEQLDFILMGLFSQSKYPILLCVVIFVIFLMALSGNIMLILLIYSDAHLHTPMYFFISQLSLMDMIYISVIVPKMLMDQVMGKNKISAPECGMQMFLYLTVGGSEYFLLAAMAYDRYVAICHPLHYSTLMSHKVWLLLVSGCWFLGSVDGFMLTPITMTFPFCRSREIHHFFCEVPAVMKLSCSDTSLYETLMYLCCVLMLLIPVTIISSSYSFILLTIHRMNSAEGRKKAFMTCSSHMTVVILFYGTSTYSYMFPSSYHTSEKDMAVSIFYTILTPVLNPLIYSLRNKDITGALKNLLNVESAFQRTMK